The stretch of DNA TATTTGCATTAGTTTCAATGGGGTACCTTTTATTTTGAATGCGAACTGCCGAGGCCCCTATTGTTGCTCACACTGTTGTTCACGaccctctcggtctctccctcatTAAAATTATGTTCTATTTCTGCAGCGCATGATTGGAGCTCACAGCTAAACTCAATCGCAGGGGCATCTTAAACCCCCTCGCTCTCACTGCCGGTTTAACATAACAAAGGGGGAATAGAGTACTCGGATGAAAACTGGACAAAAAGGCTAAAGCGCGCGATTGTCCTTGTGGCAGGACATGCAATCGTGGTCTCCACTCCCTCCACAGACGCACATTTGCACGCAGTAGTAACCTAACTGGGAAATCAGATTAAAATGTGTTATTGGTATCGTGCTCCTTTCTCGAAATACAAGAACATTGTATTACAATGTATGTTGCTGTATTCATTTTACGTCACATGCAGACACAGGGACCGTTTGAATCATCGAATATGCCAAAGTATGACTAGCCGACATCATAAGGTGCACCTCTGGTGTTTTAGATTGGAGAGAGAATCTATTTCAAATTCTCAGATGGATGATTTGGAGAGATTAATCTATAAAGATAGCTTAACCATGGATGACATTGCTACGTTGCAAAATAACCCAATGCAGACTGGAAAACAAGGGCAGTGCTCCAAAACACAATATGAGATGAAGGGGTTGTCTGTGGGTGAAGAGATGTCTATTATAAGGGGGGTCGAGTCTATAGAAAATCATGGCCAGAGAAAATAGGGCATTTGTTCGTTTCTGTTTTGCCTATAACCTTGTAATGATGTTATGATGCATTTATAAACACTTTCCCAGATAAAGACATTTATCAAGGTGGCTTTTACTTTGGAAGCAGACATTTTATGTCTTCAAGCAATAGACATTTTAAAATTAGCTACGCCTTTTTCTTTGTCATTTTCCATTATGGAGATTTGCTGAAGATTTTAGATTTTCACTCGCCTCTGCTGTCATAGTACGCTTACACAATAACATACAATCTAGAATGTCAGCTTGTTTTTCCTGGATACTAAAGCCCAGACATAAACCCTTCAAATGGTGCTGAATACTAAACAAAACCACTGATCCACTTTCTAAACAGCAATGCTCTCTAGCCTCTAGGTGACAGGAGTCAAACCCTTGTGGCAACATGAGATTATCTGGGGCATGTTATGCCCTGTGTTTATTCCCCTCTGACTGCTCTGGGCCATACATGTCATTTCCACATTCTTCAAATTACCCATCACCTCTCACGTAGAATTTGTCACGTTACATTATGTTGGTTTGTGGTTGGATGCATTGACTTTAAATCCTTTTGAGCAGAGCTTTTCTGTTTTAGAGATGCAGTGTGTATTGCATCTGCTCTGTCTGGAGTACCCTAGACTAAGTAATGGACTATCTGTGTTGTTGATTTATACATAGAATCCTTTCTCATTTCATTTCCACCAGGTTCGTGGCCCCCATTTTCACCACGGAATATGATGCAGAGGTCCTACTCTCCGAAGGGAAGTTGGATGGGAATACTGCCATACGTGTCAGCTCGTGATCAATGAACTCAGTCCATTCAAGCACAAACGGAACTAACCTGAACTACTGAAGAAAAAGAGGGTATATAACGACACAGACAACTTTTTGCGGATATGGCGGCGACAGATGCATGTGCAGCACCTGTACAGGAAGATGGCACCACCACCACCGAGACCAAAACAGAGGTGGAGCCCACAAACTCAGACACTGTCACAGAGGCTGTCACGTCTCCACCCGAAGAGGTACAACCTGCCGGAGAGACCACAGAGAGCACAGAGCAGCCGGCCGATGGCAAAGCTAAACAGGCCTCTGAGAATATTTTCTCTTCCTTCCTGAATAAGAGTGGACTGGGAAAAGTCATGggagggaagaagaagaaggagcagAGCACTGAGGCTGTGGAGGCTAATGGAGAGGGCAACACAGAGCAGAAAAAGGCCTCTGCCCAAGCAGAAGAGCCGGCAGCCAATGGCACAGAGGCAGAGGACCAGGCCAATGAGAAAGTGCCGGAGAACCAGGTGAAGGTCCGATCCAAATCCTTGGACAGGTTAGAGGACCCTGAGGCCCTCAATGCCACAGTGGACACATTGGAAGATGCCCCGGCAGCAGAAGAGTCAGAGAAGCCTGCCTCTAGTGCAGCGACCAAACACATGAAACGCTGGCATTCCTTTAAGAAGCTTATGGCCCAGAAGAGTCACAAGAAGAGCACAGAAGAGTCTAAGGACGCTGAGGGCAGCGAGGGTGCATCTGGGGGCACACCTGGTGACACAAGTACACTGGACTCCAAGGCTTCAGAATCCAGTGGCCAGAAACAGTGGAAACTGAAAAGGTCATGGACATTCCAGGGGCTGAAGAGAGACCCGTCAGTCGTAGGCATCAGCAAAGCCGATAAGAGCGAGAAGGTGGAAGGGGAGGAAAACCCCACAGAGAACGATGAAGCGGCTGCGCCTGAAACAGACGAAGCCAAGGCACAGGTAGACGGTGAAACACAGGAGAAGACCAACACAGGCGGAGAGGAGGAAAAAGGAGCCACCGCCGCCCCACACAAATCAATGAACCAACATGCAGATGAGATCTGGACCTCCTTCAAGAAACGCGTGATCCCCAAGTCCAAGCGGTCAGCAGACACGGTGGCTGCCAGCGGGGAGGAGGAAGGTGCTgccgcatctgaactggctgagCAGACGGAAGAGGCAGGCAAAGAGCAGGCCAAGTCGGCCAAGACCAAGCGAACGCACTTCAACCGTGCCGTTTCGCTGAAAAACTTCATCATGAGAAAGGGGAAGAGCACCAGCGTGGACCAGGGAGATGGAGCTCCGAAAGAGGGTGAGGAGGCAGAAGACGGGGAGACGAAGAACACAGAGGGCGCGGCTGCCCCAGCTGGCACGTCTGACAGCCGGCAGGGAGAAGAGGATGCTGCCCAGGGCGAGAACAACGACAAAGGAGAGGTTCAGGTGGTCAATGAGCACACAGCCGCCGACGGAGAGGCAAAGGAGCCCACAACGAACACACTGTCTGGTCCTGAGCCAGAGAAGGCCAACTCAGCTAAGCCTGCAGCACCAGCAGAGCCCGTGGCAGAGGTGAAAATCAACGGTGAGAATGGGTGCTCGAATGGCACGCCCGAAGAAGACGCCATACACAATCATGAAACGACCCCGAAGAAAGACGGACCAACAGACGAGGCCAAACAAGAAAACACAAACTCCATGAAGGACGCGAAGACGCTGAACCTCGGTACAGGAAATGCAGTTGCCCAAATTGGTGAGTTTGCAGTAGAAATAGACTGTGGTGATGGTGACCTCCAGCAAAATAGAGCTAACATGATGACACAGGCCAAATTAGAACTAGGGACTAGCTTTGAGAGGGGGGTGGGGATTCCTCAAAATGGAGGGTCCCATTCTGAGTCAGGGGAGGCCAACGCTGAGCCACGTGACCAAGAGGAAGCGCGGAAGAGGATGTTCTATGAGGCTGCTGCATCCACCGTACAGACAATTATGTCAGCGGCCACTGGACAGTTAGAAAATGAGAAGAACTTTCTGGACAATGGTCAAAAGTGTTCTCATTGTGCCAATAGTGGGAACACTTTTGACCGTTGTCCAGAAGGTTCTTCTCATTTTCTAACTGTTCAAGAAAAGGTCATGTGATATTGACCTCAGTTTTCGTCATTGAGCGTTTACAAATATGGTGCTGGGTGAAGCTTTAAGTGGAAGCGTAGTGTATGTGATACTGGAAGCCGTTCACCTACTTTGATGCAACACGCTGAAATCCCTTTAAGGACACTCAACGCTGCAGTAGGTAACATGAAGCATGTAAATAGTCAGGGAAAGAACCACTGAACCAAACGGTTACTCATAGGTATCCATGTCACAGCACACAATAGACAGGTCACTGTGTATAACAGGGCCACTTCATTATTGTAGGGAAAGAGGGTCAAAGAACATCAATAACATTTAGTCAATCAAAGGATTAGTAGTTAAATCAAAGTGTCACTTGGGCTGTCTAGGAACAAGATTAAGCACCTTTTTCCCTGGGGTACCAGTTTATCGATGAAAGTAGTTTTTCCTGCATGTTCGATTCAGTTTTCAGTCAGGGGCCATGTCTACAATATTGTGATTCACCCTAAGGAGTAAGTCGAATGTGCTGTCAATCTGTCCAATAGTCTTTGAGTAATACTAACACTTCACAAAGACTAATTAAAACGTTTTCTATGAATGTTCTGatttaaatgtatattttaatACATTTCATTTTTTTCTGTTATCATTCACCAGAGAAAAAGGCGGGAAACGTGTGACGACACACAAAGAGGATTAGATCTGCATGGGATTCGTTCAGCAAGGAgctttgatccccccccccccccccccccaacggaGTAATCACATGTTTTTCGCCACGATTCTTCATGGTGAGAGCGATGCAATCCATATAGATGAAAAAATACTCAAAAGCAATAAATCAGTCATCAATCAGCGCAGTTCTTGCTTACCATTCCATGATCAAtgtaaatgttttgcttgtcctCTACTAGTGAGATTTTATATTGTCAGCAGAAGGGAAGACATTCCATCCTTGTCAAATGTTCATCTCTATGATCTCTCATTCCAGGATCAAAAATACTTAGTTTTATATCAATTGCCATTTTTGTTTGTAGTTTTGTCAATAGATATTTCAAAGTGCACATTTGAAATGATTGCCCTAAAGACTGCCCCCACCCACCCCCAATGTGGATTCCTTAATTAAGTCATGTGTTTTAATCTCTTTCTGTGTTGTTTTTAGACTGTTGTGTACATGAATAAACCACCATAAAATATGAAGTCAAAATGTTAGTTTTTTTCTAAACACATCTTCTCACTGTAACGCAGATTGATCTGCCGTTGATATGTTTTGTTGATCAATGGTGTCACGTGTTCGCTAGGAAATTGTCAAAAACTAGAACAATAAAGATTCAAATCGAACAACTAAAAAAAATACGTAATTGTGGAGGCTATTTATGCATAAAATGTTGACGTACTGTGTGTAGGAAGGCAATATGGAAATGCTATTGGTCATTAATCTCTATTTTGATAATCCTACATCCTTTTACATAATGGCAGATTTGTGCAGTATGCATTAGCTGGAGTACTTCCATTTCACAATGAATTGCGTCAACAGGTGAGCTTCTTCAGAGTAAATGACATCCTGTTGCAGATAAACATGTCTGCTATAGTCAGTGTCACTGCCCTGGCAGTTGAGGGACATGTCTGTTACCGTTCTGGTAAATACGCTTGATACAG from Oncorhynchus kisutch isolate 150728-3 linkage group LG15, Okis_V2, whole genome shotgun sequence encodes:
- the LOC109905476 gene encoding retinitis pigmentosa 1-like 1 protein — encoded protein: MAATDACAAPVQEDGTTTTETKTEVEPTNSDTVTEAVTSPPEEVQPAGETTESTEQPADGKAKQASENIFSSFLNKSGLGKVMGGKKKKEQSTEAVEANGEGNTEQKKASAQAEEPAANGTEAEDQANEKVPENQVKVRSKSLDRLEDPEALNATVDTLEDAPAAEESEKPASSAATKHMKRWHSFKKLMAQKSHKKSTEESKDAEGSEGASGGTPGDTSTLDSKASESSGQKQWKLKRSWTFQGLKRDPSVVGISKADKSEKVEGEENPTENDEAAAPETDEAKAQVDGETQEKTNTGGEEEKGATAAPHKSMNQHADEIWTSFKKRVIPKSKRSADTVAASGEEEGAAASELAEQTEEAGKEQAKSAKTKRTHFNRAVSLKNFIMRKGKSTSVDQGDGAPKEGEEAEDGETKNTEGAAAPAGTSDSRQGEEDAAQGENNDKGEVQVVNEHTAADGEAKEPTTNTLSGPEPEKANSAKPAAPAEPVAEVKINGENGCSNGTPEEDAIHNHETTPKKDGPTDEAKQENTNSMKDAKTLNLGTGNAVAQIEKKAGNV